The window aaaagTACTTGGTTGTCTTTGCTATGCAAAATTAGTTTAATAAAGTGATAAACTAATGCTTAGAACCAGAATGGTTATTCATATGGGATATTCAGAAACTTAAAAAAGGATATCTCCTATATGATATTGCTAATAAGATTTTCTTTGTCAATAGGGATGTTACATTCAAAGAAGACATATTCCCCTTCAACTATGTAGATATGCAGACAAACTCATAAAGATTGTTACCTCACCTGATCCTCATTATAGACAGCCAGACGTGAAGCCTCTTGTGATTGCATCTCAGACTCCTAACATGGAGTTCACTCAAGTACAAGGATGGGAGAAGCACCACATGGTTCAACAGCCTACACCTGAATTAGATGAACCTACTCTATAGCCTTATTATGCTCCTCATCTACACAATGCAACCCCGTCTACCTTTATTCCAACTAGAAAATCTGCGAGAACCTCACATCCACCAAGTTGGATGAAAGATTTTGTTTCTTTGAATGATCATGATAATATTCCTTCTGCACTATTTAACTAAATTTCCTATGATGGTTTAACACCTAGATAGTAAAGTTATCTGATTGCATTCTCTAATAAGGTTGAACCCTCATCTTATGCAGAGGTTGTGAAGGACCCTAGGTGGTAGATgctatgaaaaaaaatcatatcattagAGGGCAATCAGACATAGAAGGTGGTAGATATACCCTCACATAAATGATCTATTGGATGTAAATggatatacaaaatcaaatataaggCTACAGGTGAAGTGGAGAGGTTTAAGGCAAGATTAGTTGCAAAGGTTATAGCCAAAGGAAAGGTATTGACAATCAAGAAACTTTTAGCCCTGTTTTTAAATTGGTAACTCTCACAA of the Capsicum annuum cultivar UCD-10X-F1 chromosome 11, UCD10Xv1.1, whole genome shotgun sequence genome contains:
- the LOC124888734 gene encoding uncharacterized protein LOC124888734 → MATIGLRGIPSDIGTNTIPAGQGINTTIDQNHPLFLSSSDGCYIQRRHIPLQLCRYADKLIKIVTSPDPHYRQPDVKPLVIASQTPNMEFTQVQGWEKHHMVQQPTPELDEPTL